Genomic window (Gelria sp. Kuro-4):
CCCCTGAAAGAGCTCCTGCAGCCGCTCCAGGGTGCCCGGGGCGGGTGCCTTCAGCGTCAGCCAGGGCGGACGCGCTTTAATTTCCGGCAGATTCATACCGGCATCTCCTTTAGCGCAAATATTCCCTTCTGCTGGGCCTCTTGGAGCGCCAGCGGTATGTCCACCACGCAGGGCCCGGCAGCGGAAAGAACAATCTCCACCTCTTCACCGGCCCGCACCAGCACCTCGCGCTCGCCGTCCAGGGCCAGCAGCCGGGGACCGGCGTCCACCCGGACGCCCTCACCCAGCGCCAGGCGTCGCCAGCGCTTCACCGACACCGGGGCAAAAAGGCCCGGTGCCACCGGGGCCAGCACCGGCTCGGCCGCCGCGTCCCGTCCTAGTTCCATATAAAGCCCGGTCGGCTCCTCGGGCCGCACAGGGGCGAGGCACCCGCCGACGGCCGAAAGGCCGATGGTGTGCGGCTCGCAGCGGGTACAGACGATGGCCCGGATGCGCTCCACGTCCCAGAGCGCCCGCGAGGCAACGAAGGTATCATCGGTCACCACGGCGTCCACTAGCGCCAGGTCCCGCCAGCCCTCCGGGCCAATGATGTCCAGCTTTTTGGCCCGGTGCACGGCGCCGCTCCGCCCGGTGGCCACCGCCCCGGCGGCCAGCCCGGCCACGGTCCCCTCCACCATCACCGGGAAAACGTTGTTGGTACCGGTGGAGACGGGCACCAGGGGCACGTCGCCGCAGCCCTTGGCGGCCGCGCGGCAGGTCCCGTCGCCGCCCAGCACGACCATGGCGCCTACACCGGCTTCCCGCAGCAGCCGGGCGGCCAGCGTGGAATCGGCACCCCCGTGGCCGATCTCCATCTCAAGAAACGAGACGCGGGGCCTGAGGCGCCTCTGCCCCAGGCCGTCCAGGGCCCGCTGCCCAATCCCGTAAGTGTCGGGCATTATCAGCACCTCGTCCACCCCGGCCGCCTCCAGGCCGAGGAGAAGGCGGCGGACAATGCTCACCTTTTCCTCGTTATCGAAGACCGAGCCAAAGGCCACCAGGCGCCGGATGTCTTTGCCCGAGGCCGGGTTGGCGATGATGCCTACTTTGCCCCCCGTCATTCGCCGACCTCCAACCATACCGTCACCGCCGCGTTGGCCATGAGGATCTCCGGCGTGGCGTCGCCCAACTCCGGGAGAACCATGCCCTCTGTCACCAGGCCGCCGGGAACCACCTCGAGCGACTTCCGGCCGAAGGGGATCACCGCCAGCACCTCGTCGGGGCGCACCCGCTCCGGGTACGGCACGGCCACCTTTACCTTAACCACCATGGCGTTGAAGTCCGTGAGGCCGACAATCTCCCTCAGCCCCGTCAGGTAGCTGTGGGAGATGGCATCCTTCACCGCTTTCTGCGCCGCCCGGGTCGGGTCCTGGCCGTGCTGGTCGATCCCGGTACCGAGTTCAATGAGATAGCGTTTGAGCATCGTAGGCCCCCCTCGTGGTCTTTACCTTTTTAAATGCAAGTAGCATACCAAAAAACTTAAACCAGCGAAGATTTCCCCATCCAAGCGGGAAAATCCTGCTGGCAAGTAAATACAGCAGGAAGCCGCCCGCCAGGAACGGCTTCCTTGTGTCTCTTTGTTCAGTGGGCCGGACGTGCGCCCTTCTCCAAACGCAGCAAAAAGTCCACCGGGAAATCCGCCTGGTACCGCTCTATCTCTCCCCTGTCGCCCA
Coding sequences:
- a CDS encoding NAD(+)/NADH kinase, with the protein product MTGGKVGIIANPASGKDIRRLVAFGSVFDNEEKVSIVRRLLLGLEAAGVDEVLIMPDTYGIGQRALDGLGQRRLRPRVSFLEMEIGHGGADSTLAARLLREAGVGAMVVLGGDGTCRAAAKGCGDVPLVPVSTGTNNVFPVMVEGTVAGLAAGAVATGRSGAVHRAKKLDIIGPEGWRDLALVDAVVTDDTFVASRALWDVERIRAIVCTRCEPHTIGLSAVGGCLAPVRPEEPTGLYMELGRDAAAEPVLAPVAPGLFAPVSVKRWRRLALGEGVRVDAGPRLLALDGEREVLVRAGEEVEIVLSAAGPCVVDIPLALQEAQQKGIFALKEMPV
- a CDS encoding Lin0512 family protein, which produces MLKRYLIELGTGIDQHGQDPTRAAQKAVKDAISHSYLTGLREIVGLTDFNAMVVKVKVAVPYPERVRPDEVLAVIPFGRKSLEVVPGGLVTEGMVLPELGDATPEILMANAAVTVWLEVGE